Proteins encoded by one window of uncultured Celeribacter sp.:
- a CDS encoding cation:proton antiporter, giving the protein MPLGLQGVKHPDLLAKLRAREVLLAGALLLVLCAALLMNAVGLSMGMGAFLAGVMLPNSNYRRQVEADIEPFRGLLMGRRFPAVGMSLDFGVMAAE; this is encoded by the coding sequence GTGCCCCTCGGTCTGCAAGGGGTGAAACACCCTGACCTACTGGCAAAGCTTCGGGCCCGAGAGGTGCTGTTGGCCGGTGCGCTGCTGCTCGTGCTCTGCGCAGCGCTGTTGATGAATGCCGTGGGTCTGTCGATGGGGATGGGGGCGTTCTTGGCCGGTGTGATGCTGCCGAATTCCAACTATCGCCGTCAGGTAGAGGCAGATATCGAACCTTTTCGGGGCCTGCTCATGGGGCGGCGCTTCCCCGCTGTAGGTATGTCGCTCGATTTTGGCGTGATGGCGGCAGAATGA
- the trbG gene encoding P-type conjugative transfer protein TrbG, with product MTETHVHATRSPMVGAHALVALLLCASFLAGCASNRVPEFSYDESVPPLPTPPASTAEERPRPLHTPPVWTVAHGGAATGTPTGRVENANAAARIEPRREGYYNAIQIYPWSEGALYQVYAAPGQITNIALEPGERLTGAGPIAAGDTTRWIIGDTESGSGSTARVHILVKPTRDDISTNLVISTDRRVYTIELRAREALYMPSVAWAYPAAPRGGRQAVATAPTIPAPSARNHRYGLQIQGESPPWRPVSVFDDGRRVYVVFPAGIAQGEMPPLFVLGADGEPQIVNSRIHRNVLIVDRLFGAAELRLGAGDRQQVVRIVRMEERQADARTEGDVRRGGPS from the coding sequence ATGACTGAAACTCATGTTCATGCAACCAGGTCTCCGATGGTCGGTGCGCATGCGTTGGTGGCCTTGCTGCTTTGTGCATCGTTTCTGGCGGGATGTGCCAGTAACCGGGTGCCGGAATTCAGCTATGACGAGTCCGTGCCGCCGCTGCCCACTCCGCCCGCCTCGACTGCCGAGGAACGTCCTCGGCCCTTGCACACGCCGCCGGTCTGGACGGTGGCGCATGGCGGAGCGGCGACAGGCACACCAACCGGCCGTGTCGAAAACGCCAATGCCGCCGCCCGGATCGAACCGCGCCGCGAGGGCTACTACAATGCCATCCAGATCTATCCCTGGTCGGAAGGCGCCCTCTATCAGGTCTATGCCGCGCCGGGTCAGATCACCAACATCGCATTGGAGCCGGGCGAGCGCCTGACCGGCGCGGGTCCGATCGCCGCAGGGGATACCACGCGCTGGATCATCGGCGACACGGAGAGCGGGTCTGGGTCCACCGCCCGCGTCCACATCCTCGTCAAACCGACGCGGGACGACATCTCGACCAATCTGGTGATCAGCACTGACAGGCGGGTGTATACGATCGAGTTGCGTGCGCGCGAGGCACTCTACATGCCCTCGGTCGCCTGGGCTTATCCGGCAGCGCCGCGTGGTGGGCGGCAGGCCGTGGCAACCGCGCCGACCATCCCGGCGCCCTCGGCCCGCAATCATCGTTACGGCTTGCAGATCCAGGGGGAAAGCCCGCCCTGGCGCCCGGTTTCTGTCTTCGACGATGGCCGTCGCGTCTATGTCGTCTTCCCGGCTGGCATCGCCCAGGGCGAGATGCCGCCGCTCTTCGTGCTCGGCGCCGACGGAGAACCGCAGATCGTGAACAGCCGCATCCATCGGAACGTGCTGATCGTGGATCGCCTCTTCGGTGCCGCCGAGCTCCGTTTGGGAGCAGGAGACCGCCAGCAGGTGGTCCGGATCGTGCGCATGGAGGAGCGGCAGGCCGATGCGCGGACGGAGGGGGATGTGCGAAGGGGAGGGCCGTCATGA
- a CDS encoding MFS transporter — MPIALFALTIAAYAIGTTEFVSVGLLPIIADDFSVSLPVAGLIVSIYALGVTFGAPILTALTGRMERKPLLIILMLLFIAGNVLSAMSATFGLLLAGRVLAAFAHGVFFSVGSTIAADLVPEDRRASAIALMFMGLTVAIVTGVPLGTWIGQIFDWRATFWAVTILGAIALLGIAALLPNKIAKAPPASIMDQIRVLGSGRLLLVFAMTALGYGGTFVTFTYLSPILEQITGFQASSVSLILVLYGAAIALGNLSGGKIANKNPVKALTGLFLAQAIVLVVFTFTAVNPIAALVTLALLGFLQFANVPGLQLYVVQLAKEHRPGAVDTASALNIAAFNLGIAAGAWIGGVVVEAPGFGLDATPWVGAIMVAGALVLTYWSGVLDSRTNYATAHFE, encoded by the coding sequence ATGCCCATTGCCCTCTTTGCCTTGACGATCGCAGCCTATGCGATCGGGACGACGGAGTTCGTCAGTGTCGGCCTCTTGCCGATCATTGCTGACGATTTCTCTGTTTCCTTGCCCGTCGCCGGGCTGATCGTTTCCATCTATGCGCTTGGTGTGACGTTTGGCGCGCCGATCCTCACCGCGCTCACCGGTCGTATGGAGCGCAAACCGCTCCTCATTATCCTCATGCTGCTCTTCATCGCAGGCAATGTTCTGTCCGCCATGAGCGCAACCTTTGGCCTTCTTCTGGCCGGACGCGTGCTTGCGGCCTTCGCACACGGGGTCTTTTTCTCGGTGGGCTCGACAATTGCGGCTGACCTTGTGCCGGAAGACCGGCGTGCCTCCGCAATTGCATTGATGTTCATGGGGCTGACCGTGGCCATTGTGACCGGTGTGCCGCTTGGAACCTGGATCGGCCAGATCTTTGACTGGCGTGCGACCTTCTGGGCTGTCACCATCCTCGGCGCCATTGCCCTTCTTGGCATTGCAGCACTCCTGCCGAACAAGATCGCCAAGGCCCCGCCGGCTTCGATCATGGATCAGATCCGCGTGCTGGGGTCCGGACGGTTGCTGCTCGTCTTTGCGATGACCGCGCTCGGCTATGGCGGTACCTTCGTGACCTTCACCTATCTGTCGCCCATCCTGGAGCAAATTACCGGCTTCCAGGCCTCGTCCGTCAGTCTGATCCTGGTGCTCTATGGTGCTGCGATCGCGCTTGGGAACCTTTCTGGCGGCAAGATCGCCAACAAGAACCCGGTGAAGGCTTTGACCGGATTGTTCCTGGCTCAGGCCATTGTCCTCGTGGTCTTTACCTTTACCGCAGTCAATCCGATCGCTGCCCTGGTGACACTCGCGTTGCTCGGCTTCCTCCAGTTCGCCAACGTTCCCGGACTTCAGCTCTATGTGGTGCAACTCGCCAAAGAGCACCGTCCCGGTGCCGTCGATACGGCATCCGCACTCAACATTGCGGCTTTCAATCTCGGCATTGCAGCCGGGGCCTGGATCGGTGGCGTGGTCGTCGAAGCTCCCGGTTTCGGTCTCGATGCTACCCCGTGGGTCGGCGCGATCATGGTCGCCGGTGCCCTGGTCCTGACCTACTGGAGCGGTGTTCTCGACAGCCGCACCAACTATGCCACCGCGCATTTCGAATAA
- a CDS encoding MerR family DNA-binding transcriptional regulator: MKIGQLAKRSGLSAHTIRYYERIGLLPYAGRDQSGQRDYDASILI; the protein is encoded by the coding sequence ATGAAGATTGGCCAACTAGCTAAGCGTTCGGGTTTGTCAGCTCACACCATCCGTTACTATGAGCGGATCGGGCTGCTTCCTTATGCCGGTAGGGACCAATCGGGCCAACGTGACTACGACGCATCGATCCTGATCTGA
- a CDS encoding MFS transporter: MPLGLLALAVSAFAIGTTEFVIVGLIPEMARDLAVSIPTAGLLVSLYALSITLGAPTVTALTGNIPRRALAIGLMVIFTIGNLIAAFAPGYGVLLAGRIVTGVAHGVFFSIGATVATSLVDKSKGARAVSLMFAGLTVAMVIGVPFGAFVGQHLGWRAPFLAVSALGGISVLGLVALLPKDIRHIAPEGLLSQLKLLGRPRLLAMYLVTTFGFGASFVVFTYLTPLMTEVTGVSETTVSLALVAFGVATFLGNLLGGWTSDTFGTEQALTIKIAGLIVSLIALPFTAPIPVLMFINLFVWGIFTFAISPIVQSGVVTIAEEEAPNAVGTASGFNIAAFNLGISGASFIGGLIIERAGVLATPWAAIGSAVIALVIVFWLHRHKRLNVQQA; encoded by the coding sequence ATGCCACTTGGTCTCCTCGCATTGGCGGTGTCGGCCTTCGCCATCGGCACCACCGAATTCGTCATTGTCGGCCTGATCCCGGAAATGGCCCGAGATCTCGCCGTCTCCATTCCCACCGCAGGGTTGCTCGTCAGCCTCTATGCCCTCTCCATCACGCTCGGCGCGCCGACCGTGACGGCACTCACCGGCAATATTCCGCGCCGGGCGCTGGCCATCGGATTGATGGTGATCTTCACGATCGGTAACCTCATCGCCGCCTTCGCCCCGGGATATGGGGTGCTGTTGGCTGGCCGGATCGTGACAGGTGTTGCCCATGGCGTCTTCTTCTCGATTGGCGCGACGGTCGCGACATCGCTGGTCGACAAGTCCAAGGGCGCGCGCGCCGTTTCGCTCATGTTCGCAGGCCTCACGGTCGCGATGGTGATCGGCGTGCCGTTCGGCGCCTTTGTCGGACAGCATCTGGGCTGGCGTGCGCCCTTCCTCGCCGTGTCAGCGCTCGGGGGGATCAGCGTGCTGGGTCTGGTTGCACTCCTGCCAAAGGACATCCGCCACATTGCGCCCGAAGGTTTGCTGTCTCAATTGAAGCTGCTCGGACGACCGCGCCTGCTTGCGATGTACCTAGTCACCACCTTCGGCTTTGGTGCCTCCTTCGTGGTCTTCACCTATCTGACACCCTTGATGACGGAGGTAACCGGCGTCAGCGAAACCACAGTCAGCCTAGCGCTGGTTGCGTTCGGCGTCGCGACCTTCCTGGGTAACCTTCTGGGCGGCTGGACATCCGACACGTTTGGCACGGAACAGGCACTAACCATCAAGATTGCCGGCCTGATCGTCTCCCTGATCGCCCTTCCCTTCACGGCTCCGATACCGGTGCTGATGTTCATCAACCTCTTCGTCTGGGGCATATTCACCTTCGCGATCTCGCCCATCGTCCAGTCCGGTGTCGTGACGATCGCGGAAGAGGAAGCACCCAATGCCGTCGGCACAGCCTCCGGGTTCAATATCGCCGCCTTCAATCTCGGCATTTCGGGGGCGTCTTTCATTGGTGGCCTCATCATCGAGAGAGCCGGCGTGCTGGCGACACCATGGGCCGCGATCGGATCAGCCGTCATTGCCTTGGTCATCGTCTTCTGGCTGCACCGGCACAAACGTCTCAATGTGCAGCAAGCATGA
- a CDS encoding DUF2274 domain-containing protein: protein MSKLKLGPLPDDKPVKVTVELSASVHRDLVAYAEVLGRETGNPVSDPVRLIVPMLEWFMATDRGFAKARRARQNSRSTT from the coding sequence ATGTCGAAACTGAAGCTTGGGCCATTGCCCGATGACAAGCCGGTGAAGGTGACAGTGGAACTGTCGGCTTCCGTTCATCGCGACCTTGTCGCTTATGCAGAGGTGTTAGGGCGGGAGACGGGGAATCCCGTAAGTGATCCTGTCCGGCTGATCGTGCCTATGCTGGAGTGGTTCATGGCGACGGATCGCGGGTTTGCAAAAGCTCGGCGAGCAAGGCAGAACTCGAGGTCGACAACGTGA
- a CDS encoding TrbI/VirB10 family protein, with translation MSDTDPAAPMRLRPDPPRVTRLSRRVLAGAGAVALFGIGGALIYALQTREAGPGGGELYSIDNRPAADGLEGLPSDYTGPVLGPALPGDLGRPILDAQERGVPVSPPPLTGPTVDPDAERRRAEEETARLSGVFFQTASGRATTAGIGVNLPGLGGSEQTEGSRHTAFLNGPVDRQTVASDRIQPPASPYILQAGAVIPAALITGIRSDLPGQIAAQVTENVYDSPSGSLLLIPQGTRIIGQYDDGVTFGQRRVLLVWNRLILPGGRSIVLERLPGADASGYAGLEDGVDYHWWDLMRAAGLSTLLAIGADLATDDEDRLVQAIRDGAVDTVNQAGQQIVQRQLQVAPTLTIRPGFPVRIIVTRDLVFEPAGG, from the coding sequence ATGAGTGACACCGATCCTGCAGCGCCGATGCGTCTGCGCCCCGATCCGCCGCGCGTGACCAGGCTGTCGCGCAGGGTTCTGGCCGGTGCCGGAGCGGTCGCGCTGTTCGGCATCGGGGGTGCTCTGATCTATGCGCTCCAGACCCGTGAGGCCGGGCCGGGAGGTGGAGAACTCTACTCCATCGACAATCGACCGGCAGCGGACGGCCTGGAAGGGCTGCCGTCCGACTATACCGGACCGGTTCTGGGACCCGCACTGCCCGGTGACCTCGGGCGGCCGATCCTAGATGCGCAGGAGCGGGGAGTGCCCGTGAGCCCTCCGCCGCTTACGGGCCCGACCGTCGATCCGGACGCGGAGCGCCGCAGGGCAGAGGAGGAAACCGCGCGTCTGAGCGGTGTCTTCTTCCAGACGGCGTCTGGCAGGGCAACTACGGCCGGGATTGGCGTGAACCTTCCGGGTCTGGGTGGCTCCGAGCAAACTGAGGGGAGTCGGCATACGGCTTTCCTCAACGGTCCGGTTGACCGGCAAACCGTCGCGTCGGATCGCATTCAGCCGCCAGCCTCGCCGTACATCCTTCAGGCGGGAGCTGTAATTCCGGCCGCGCTCATCACCGGCATTCGCTCCGATCTCCCGGGCCAGATCGCCGCGCAGGTCACCGAGAATGTCTATGACAGCCCGAGCGGATCGCTGCTGTTGATCCCACAAGGAACCCGCATCATCGGCCAATACGATGACGGCGTGACGTTCGGCCAGCGACGGGTGCTGCTGGTCTGGAACCGCCTGATCCTTCCCGGCGGTCGATCCATTGTTCTCGAACGTCTGCCAGGCGCGGATGCGAGCGGCTATGCCGGCCTCGAGGATGGCGTTGACTACCACTGGTGGGATCTTATGCGCGCGGCCGGTCTGTCCACGCTGCTCGCGATCGGCGCGGATCTCGCCACCGATGACGAAGACCGCCTGGTCCAGGCGATCCGCGATGGCGCGGTGGACACGGTCAACCAGGCCGGTCAGCAGATTGTCCAGCGTCAGTTGCAGGTCGCGCCTACCCTGACCATCCGTCCGGGGTTCCCGGTCAGGATCATCGTCACCCGCGATCTGGTATTCGAACCGGCAGGAGGTTGA
- a CDS encoding NHL repeat-containing protein yields the protein MINTLRTLTAAGALALAVVPAVSIFGPTSAYANPVTPEKLWGDFSSPVGMAFDSTGNLFIAEWSAGRVSSIDPTGNRSTFADGLSGPSGLAIAADGTIYVASYSGDEVHRFTPEGQSSLYVSGLATPAGLSIDSSGRLLIANRRTNQILTVAADGSLEPVISDLRTPVGAVQTPDGGYVVSNIGGGVTILRPDGTRIEAGEAFGTPGPGVAMTSDGRVFVVDYGGTTVREILPNGSSRIVADGLRSPVGLVVAPDGMSLLTAAWGDGAVYRIPLVADEQ from the coding sequence ATGATAAACACGCTTCGTACTTTGACGGCCGCTGGCGCACTTGCCCTAGCCGTGGTCCCGGCAGTCTCGATCTTTGGGCCGACTTCCGCATATGCGAATCCGGTCACCCCGGAGAAATTATGGGGCGATTTCAGTTCGCCAGTCGGCATGGCCTTCGACTCGACCGGAAATCTTTTCATAGCCGAATGGAGTGCGGGGCGTGTCTCTAGCATCGACCCAACCGGAAACCGCAGCACATTCGCGGATGGGCTCTCCGGTCCCTCGGGTCTGGCAATCGCCGCTGACGGTACAATCTATGTGGCATCCTATTCCGGCGATGAAGTCCATCGTTTCACACCTGAAGGCCAGAGCAGCCTGTACGTGTCGGGACTCGCAACACCGGCCGGCCTGAGCATCGACAGTTCCGGTCGCTTGCTGATCGCTAATCGCCGCACCAACCAGATCCTGACTGTAGCAGCGGACGGCAGTCTAGAGCCAGTGATCAGCGACTTGAGAACTCCGGTTGGCGCCGTCCAAACGCCGGATGGCGGGTACGTCGTCTCCAACATTGGTGGCGGCGTCACGATACTCCGCCCAGATGGGACACGCATCGAGGCCGGGGAGGCGTTCGGGACCCCCGGCCCCGGTGTGGCGATGACGAGCGATGGTCGCGTATTCGTGGTTGATTACGGGGGAACTACCGTTCGGGAGATCCTGCCAAACGGCAGTTCCCGGATTGTCGCAGACGGGCTGCGGAGTCCGGTCGGCTTGGTGGTCGCACCGGACGGGATGTCGCTTCTAACAGCTGCATGGGGCGACGGAGCCGTCTATCGAATCCCACTCGTCGCCGATGAACAGTAG
- a CDS encoding carboxymuconolactone decarboxylase family protein, whose amino-acid sequence MTHQSPNVGESRLERGKRALAEIDGEAGNNVVAALADIAPDFAKYLFEFPFGDIYCRPGLDLRAREIATIAALTAMGTATPQLKVHIEAGLNVGVTREEITEVIMQMAVYAGFPAALNGLFAAKDVFNARFPNQTEDAA is encoded by the coding sequence ATGACGCATCAATCCCCGAACGTCGGCGAAAGCCGACTGGAACGCGGCAAGCGCGCGCTCGCTGAAATCGACGGTGAAGCCGGAAACAATGTTGTTGCGGCCCTGGCAGACATTGCCCCTGATTTCGCGAAATACCTGTTCGAATTTCCGTTTGGCGACATCTACTGCCGACCCGGCTTGGATCTGCGCGCGCGAGAAATCGCCACCATCGCAGCACTCACCGCGATGGGGACTGCGACCCCACAGTTGAAGGTCCACATCGAAGCCGGGCTGAACGTCGGGGTGACCAGGGAAGAGATCACCGAGGTCATCATGCAGATGGCAGTCTATGCCGGCTTTCCTGCAGCGCTCAATGGTCTCTTCGCGGCCAAGGACGTCTTCAATGCCCGGTTCCCCAACCAGACGGAGGATGCGGCATGA
- a CDS encoding heme-binding protein, producing MTSEIAQTVIATAQAKAAEGGFAVCVTVLDTAAHLVAFHRMDGAMLGPIDVSQKKARTAALFQTDSLQLGQAAQPGGAIYTLENTNGGLISFGGGVVLRDKNGAFVGAVGVAGATVEADEDIAQAAAAALKA from the coding sequence ATGACCTCCGAAATCGCTCAAACAGTGATCGCAACCGCGCAGGCCAAAGCGGCCGAAGGCGGTTTTGCCGTCTGCGTTACGGTTCTCGATACCGCGGCCCATCTCGTGGCGTTCCATCGCATGGACGGCGCGATGCTCGGCCCCATCGACGTCAGCCAGAAGAAGGCCCGCACCGCAGCGCTATTCCAGACCGACAGTCTTCAGCTCGGGCAGGCTGCGCAGCCGGGCGGCGCAATCTATACGTTGGAAAACACCAATGGCGGGCTGATCAGCTTCGGCGGCGGCGTCGTTCTGCGTGACAAGAATGGCGCGTTCGTCGGCGCCGTCGGTGTGGCCGGCGCAACGGTCGAGGCCGATGAAGACATCGCTCAGGCGGCCGCTGCCGCACTCAAAGCATAA
- the aroE gene encoding shikimate dehydrogenase, with translation MSASNMFLDQLTGSFSTPAAENPTVAMIEAAYRHHGIAARYINCEVQPEDLREAVRGARAMRWIGFNCSIPHKVAVIEHLDQLTDAARLIGAVNCVAIRDGELIGENTDGKGFLASLQTVTDPVGKKVLVLGAGGAARAIAIELALAGAAHIAIANRNDRGAELAEHIDAKTPACAEFLQWSGDVSVPDGTDIVVNATPVGLYPDVEASPAFDFQSLSASMVVADVIPNPPRTAFLKSAGMRGCQTLDGLGMLVNQGIAGIAFWTGMQVEAAPMRAALSDIFAV, from the coding sequence ATGTCAGCGTCCAACATGTTTCTTGACCAATTGACCGGGTCGTTTTCAACGCCCGCCGCCGAGAACCCGACCGTGGCAATGATTGAAGCCGCCTACCGCCACCACGGAATCGCAGCACGCTATATCAATTGTGAGGTCCAGCCCGAAGATCTTCGCGAGGCTGTGCGCGGAGCGAGGGCGATGAGATGGATCGGGTTCAATTGTTCGATCCCGCACAAGGTCGCGGTCATAGAGCATCTCGATCAGTTGACTGATGCCGCCCGTCTGATCGGCGCTGTCAACTGTGTGGCGATCCGGGATGGCGAGCTGATTGGTGAAAACACCGATGGGAAAGGCTTCCTCGCATCACTCCAGACCGTCACGGATCCGGTCGGAAAGAAAGTCCTCGTCCTGGGCGCCGGAGGGGCTGCCCGAGCAATTGCGATCGAGCTCGCGTTGGCCGGGGCTGCCCATATTGCCATCGCGAATCGCAATGATCGCGGCGCCGAACTTGCAGAACATATTGATGCCAAGACGCCTGCCTGTGCCGAATTTTTGCAATGGTCCGGCGATGTCTCGGTTCCTGATGGCACCGATATTGTCGTCAATGCCACGCCAGTCGGTCTCTATCCAGATGTCGAGGCAAGCCCTGCGTTCGACTTTCAGAGCCTGTCCGCGTCGATGGTGGTTGCGGATGTCATTCCCAATCCGCCCCGGACCGCCTTTCTGAAATCGGCCGGGATGCGAGGCTGTCAAACGCTTGATGGGCTCGGGATGCTGGTCAACCAGGGGATCGCCGGCATTGCGTTCTGGACTGGAATGCAGGTTGAAGCCGCTCCGATGCGCGCGGCCCTTTCGGACATCTTTGCGGTGTGA
- a CDS encoding LysR family transcriptional regulator, with product MDHRSGEMNVFVAVAETGSFSAAGRKVGLTPSAVSKLIGRVEDRLGVALFARSTRMLQLTSEGTLYLERIKRILADIDEAERLISNGAGAVPKGRLRISASVAFGECCILPLAPQFLALYPQVELDISLTDAVVDLVDDRTDIALRSGPLRDSALKARKLLESGRVIVASPDYLKRVGAPTTPHDLTAHNCLRFNFRRSLDEWPFRDPTSGEPYSLAVTGNAHGNNGVILRQLALQGVGLARLGRFHVADDIASGRLVPVLESHNPGDIEMFHAVYVGHENLAVRTRAYIDFLVEAVRRDETKLDRRS from the coding sequence ATGGATCATAGAAGCGGAGAAATGAACGTCTTCGTGGCCGTCGCGGAGACTGGCAGCTTCTCCGCCGCCGGACGCAAGGTCGGGCTGACGCCCTCGGCCGTCAGCAAGCTCATCGGTCGGGTCGAGGATCGCCTTGGCGTGGCACTTTTCGCCCGTTCAACGCGGATGCTGCAATTGACCTCCGAGGGGACGCTCTATCTCGAACGGATCAAACGCATCCTGGCCGACATTGATGAAGCGGAGCGGCTCATTTCGAACGGAGCAGGAGCCGTCCCCAAGGGGCGGTTAAGGATCAGCGCATCCGTCGCCTTCGGCGAATGTTGTATTCTGCCGTTGGCCCCGCAATTTCTAGCGCTCTACCCGCAGGTCGAACTGGACATCTCGCTGACCGACGCCGTTGTGGATCTCGTCGACGACCGCACCGATATCGCCCTGCGCTCGGGGCCGTTACGGGACTCCGCCCTCAAGGCCCGGAAATTACTGGAATCCGGTCGCGTGATTGTAGCGTCGCCCGACTATCTCAAACGTGTCGGCGCCCCGACAACGCCACACGATCTGACCGCGCATAATTGTCTTCGCTTCAACTTTCGTCGCAGCTTGGACGAATGGCCGTTTCGGGATCCGACCAGCGGGGAGCCCTACAGCCTTGCCGTGACCGGCAATGCACATGGCAACAACGGCGTCATCTTGCGCCAGCTCGCGTTGCAGGGTGTCGGACTGGCCCGTTTGGGCCGCTTTCATGTGGCCGACGACATTGCCAGCGGACGGCTGGTTCCCGTTCTCGAAAGCCACAACCCCGGCGACATCGAGATGTTTCATGCGGTCTATGTCGGCCATGAAAACCTCGCAGTGCGGACACGCGCCTATATCGACTTTCTTGTCGAAGCCGTCCGCAGGGACGAAACAAAATTGGACCGCAGGTCATGA
- a CDS encoding IclR family transcriptional regulator yields MIQSIERAVAILEIIAREGGATSLKHISEQAGLGKTTAHNILKTLDELGYVRRRVGDTRYHLGGRILNLARIAGDDSALRTRLRPVLDSIAKKTGETVYLAVPSGDETYYLDAIESSQQLKTACPVEVRERLEGSAIGLVFLAFMPGLGKRVLATRADALGPDILSQIDAVARTGYALDLENHQPGLHCVAVPWRENGEVRAAIGLSGPMTRLTKDKLKDAAWMMMKEAEKIQ; encoded by the coding sequence ATGATCCAGTCCATCGAACGCGCCGTCGCCATCCTTGAGATTATCGCACGCGAAGGTGGCGCGACATCTCTCAAGCACATTTCGGAGCAGGCCGGTCTCGGCAAGACAACCGCCCACAATATTCTCAAGACGCTGGACGAGCTAGGCTATGTCCGCCGCCGCGTCGGCGACACCCGCTATCACCTTGGCGGGCGCATCCTGAACCTTGCCCGGATCGCCGGCGACGACAGCGCGCTGCGCACCCGGCTACGTCCGGTGCTGGACTCCATCGCGAAGAAGACCGGCGAGACGGTCTATCTCGCGGTTCCGAGCGGTGACGAGACCTACTATCTTGATGCCATAGAATCCAGTCAACAGCTCAAGACCGCATGTCCTGTCGAGGTCAGGGAGAGATTGGAAGGATCGGCGATCGGTCTTGTCTTCCTCGCATTTATGCCGGGCCTTGGGAAACGCGTATTGGCGACCCGAGCGGATGCGCTCGGGCCGGACATCCTCTCGCAGATCGACGCCGTTGCAAGAACCGGCTACGCGCTCGACCTCGAAAACCACCAACCGGGGCTCCACTGCGTTGCCGTGCCCTGGCGCGAGAACGGAGAAGTGCGTGCTGCGATCGGTCTGAGCGGACCGATGACCCGGCTGACGAAAGACAAGTTGAAAGACGCCGCCTGGATGATGATGAAGGAGGCAGAAAAGATTCAATGA
- a CDS encoding MerR family DNA-binding protein, protein MEFLNRLKTTGMPIREMLHYAALRESGVGTEAERSALLEQHRERVRAHVAELQACLLVLDTKIAGYAGKEQRMKDYDASIPERRRKPTGTRQARAR, encoded by the coding sequence ATAGAGTTTCTCAACCGCCTCAAAACGACCGGGATGCCTATTCGGGAAATGCTGCATTACGCGGCCTTGCGGGAGAGCGGCGTTGGCACGGAGGCGGAGCGAAGCGCTTTGCTCGAACAGCACCGCGAGCGTGTCCGTGCCCACGTGGCTGAGTTGCAAGCCTGCCTTCTCGTCCTCGACACCAAAATTGCCGGATATGCCGGCAAGGAACAGAGGATGAAAGACTATGACGCATCAATCCCCGAACGTCGGCGAAAGCCGACTGGAACGCGGCAAGCGCGCGCTCGCTGA